Proteins found in one Gemmatimonadaceae bacterium genomic segment:
- the rpsT gene encoding 30S ribosomal protein S20, translating to MPNIASAKKNMRKTRAATVRNRAQRAALRTAVKKAAAPGATQATKVAAVKLLDRAARKGLIHRNTAARRKSAIAKAG from the coding sequence GTGCCGAATATCGCGTCCGCCAAGAAGAACATGCGCAAAACCCGCGCGGCCACCGTGCGCAACCGTGCGCAACGAGCCGCCCTGCGGACGGCGGTCAAGAAAGCGGCGGCGCCGGGAGCCACCCAGGCCACGAAAGTCGCGGCCGTAAAGCTCCTCGATCGCGCGGCGCGAAAGGGCCTCATTCATCGCAACACAGCCGCGCGACGCAAGAGCGCGATCGCGAAAGCCGGGTAG